One genomic region from Bacillus solimangrovi encodes:
- a CDS encoding S-layer homology domain-containing protein translates to MFKKISMVTLALLFSLVLVLEGSASANKTALGYLSSGSLEDYIEYVDRSNGAITTVAPNSFDISPDGNLVVDRLTTEFVEAMHNRGVTVTPFISNHWNRELGKLALANSDKLTDDLVSYVKQYNLDGVNVDMENMTPDDRDAFTEFVKMLSEKMPEGKEVSVAVAANPKGSTVGWHGSYDYSEIAKYSDYLMIMSYDESYDGSEAGPVASLSFVEDSILFALNEGIPASKIVIGLPYYGRMWIQGDAEVANANGDGITLKKIDEFISKYGGSSTYVDTYDSVRSTFEITSEDGQVKLYNWTDPLPVGKYEVWHESPDSLKEKIELTHVYDLKGVGIWSLGQETTNVWENFDYWLTGGVYKDVDLNHWASESIGEMKEKGWMSGRTETLFAPEEALKRSETAAVLTRAWELELFGQYNSPFTDVSESYWAREPIEIARQNGIITGRKEDKFAPEAVVTREEMAVILSRIISGDNLSISNAQNFKDVSDTRWSADAIQIMSAAGIFGGFEDGTFRPENPVTRAQMATLLDRISYYVE, encoded by the coding sequence ATGTTTAAAAAAATTAGTATGGTCACATTAGCTTTGTTGTTTAGTTTAGTTTTGGTTTTAGAAGGAAGTGCTTCAGCTAATAAGACAGCCTTGGGGTATCTATCTTCAGGATCTTTGGAGGATTATATTGAATATGTCGACAGATCGAATGGTGCTATTACAACAGTTGCACCTAATTCTTTTGATATCTCCCCAGATGGGAATCTTGTGGTAGATCGATTGACCACTGAATTTGTGGAAGCAATGCATAATCGAGGAGTAACCGTTACTCCATTCATTTCGAATCATTGGAATCGTGAACTTGGGAAACTTGCTCTAGCAAATAGTGACAAACTTACAGATGATCTCGTTTCTTATGTGAAACAATATAATTTAGATGGTGTTAATGTAGATATGGAAAACATGACACCTGACGACCGTGATGCATTCACGGAGTTTGTAAAAATGTTGAGTGAGAAAATGCCTGAAGGTAAAGAGGTTTCTGTAGCAGTTGCAGCTAATCCAAAAGGTTCGACAGTTGGATGGCACGGTAGCTATGATTATAGCGAAATAGCTAAATACTCAGATTACCTTATGATTATGTCTTATGATGAAAGCTATGATGGTAGTGAAGCAGGGCCAGTTGCAAGCCTTTCATTTGTAGAAGATTCGATTTTATTTGCTTTAAATGAGGGAATACCAGCAAGTAAAATTGTTATCGGTCTCCCGTACTATGGTCGTATGTGGATTCAAGGCGATGCAGAGGTAGCTAACGCTAATGGAGATGGAATAACTCTCAAAAAGATAGATGAATTTATTTCAAAATATGGTGGTTCATCGACATATGTAGATACATATGATAGTGTCCGTTCAACGTTTGAGATTACGAGTGAAGATGGACAAGTTAAATTATACAACTGGACTGATCCACTTCCAGTTGGGAAATATGAAGTTTGGCATGAATCACCAGATTCATTAAAGGAAAAGATCGAACTTACACATGTCTATGATTTAAAAGGTGTAGGTATTTGGAGTCTCGGACAAGAGACTACAAATGTATGGGAAAACTTTGATTACTGGTTAACTGGTGGAGTTTATAAAGATGTAGATCTTAACCATTGGGCATCTGAGTCTATTGGTGAAATGAAAGAAAAGGGCTGGATGAGTGGACGAACTGAGACGCTGTTCGCACCTGAAGAAGCGTTGAAGCGTTCTGAAACAGCTGCTGTCTTAACAAGAGCTTGGGAATTAGAACTTTTCGGTCAATATAATTCTCCATTTACTGATGTATCAGAATCATACTGGGCACGAGAACCAATTGAAATTGCACGTCAAAATGGAATAATAACAGGTCGTAAAGAGGACAAATTTGCACCAGAAGCTGTAGTAACTAGAGAAGAAATGGCTGTCATCTTAAGCCGGATCATTTCTGGTGATAATTTATCAATAAGCAATGCACAAAACTTTAAAGATGTTAGTGATACTCGTTGGTCAGCTGATGCTATTCAAATAATGAGTGCTGCAGGTATTTTCGGAGGATTTGAAGATGGTACATTCCGACCTGAAAACCCAGTAACTCGAGCACAAATGGCTACATTGTTAGATCGTATTTCTTACTATGTTGAATAA
- a CDS encoding AzlC family ABC transporter permease: protein MDTALTTNTSSQFKEGFQAGVSIGIGYMPVALTFGLLAKSTGLSVIETFMMSMLVFAGASQYISLNLFAIGTTGPVIILTTFIVNIRHLLMSASLSEKIEKEHPFKKALYAFGITDETFSVAALKEGKVTSSYMAGLITVAYGSWVIFSVVGHFVGASLPDVLQESMGIALYAMFVGLLTPSLKKHRKVVTLAGGAALINIIFSFVFPPNWSGWAIVLATLSSAILVELTSYMVNKKEWK, encoded by the coding sequence ATGGATACGGCATTAACGACGAACACCTCATCTCAATTTAAAGAAGGATTTCAGGCAGGTGTAAGTATTGGAATTGGATATATGCCAGTGGCATTAACGTTTGGTTTATTAGCGAAATCAACTGGATTATCGGTTATAGAGACCTTTATGATGAGCATGCTCGTGTTTGCAGGTGCATCACAATATATTTCTCTTAATTTATTTGCTATAGGAACGACCGGACCTGTTATCATTCTAACTACATTTATTGTGAATATTCGTCATTTATTAATGTCAGCATCGCTAAGTGAAAAAATAGAAAAGGAGCATCCATTTAAAAAAGCTCTTTATGCATTTGGAATAACAGATGAAACATTTTCAGTTGCAGCACTGAAAGAAGGAAAGGTTACATCATCATATATGGCAGGGCTCATTACGGTTGCCTATGGTAGTTGGGTGATTTTCTCGGTAGTCGGTCATTTTGTAGGTGCAAGTCTACCAGATGTATTACAAGAAAGTATGGGCATCGCTTTGTATGCCATGTTTGTTGGATTGTTAACACCGTCATTGAAGAAGCACAGGAAAGTTGTCACACTTGCAGGTGGAGCAGCACTAATCAATATTATTTTTTCATTTGTTTTTCCGCCAAATTGGTCAGGCTGGGCAATTGTTTTGGCAACATTAAGCTCTGCTATTTTAGTTGAGTTGACCAGCTATATGGTGAATAAGAAGGAGTGGAAATAA
- a CDS encoding M48 family metallopeptidase, translating into MKKGFWIGVGLFILYAVGIWWYLFYASPQEIPNAIRGSVADPNTFMTNQEIELSYEYSRLKHFFFFIITPFEWILYAVIIIFPLSKTFKQWANEITKFKFFQVMIYVFAFSFTLFVTMLPLKWFSYQISISYGVSVTPFSVWMRDNITSFLLNYIMLVAIALWLNWIMNRSPNKWWIYSWFLSIPFTFSVIFIQPVLIDPLYNDFSTLQNKELESEILSLAQEANIPAEHVYEVKMSAKTNSLNAYVNGIGPNTRIVLWDTTLAKLNKGSILFIMAHEMAHYVYKHVLLGVSLSILFSFIGFWIVGKIVKGIKERFEESLHINGNNLLVLPIVLMIFSILIFISSPISNYVSREMERAADSYAIELTEDKDAAISAFQQLTTSGLSEVQPPTLVYWFRYRHPSMLERIGKLSYMSEEKSFTNQK; encoded by the coding sequence TTGAAGAAGGGATTTTGGATTGGTGTTGGTTTATTCATCCTTTATGCAGTAGGAATTTGGTGGTATTTATTTTATGCTTCACCTCAAGAAATTCCTAATGCAATTAGAGGGTCTGTAGCAGATCCGAACACATTTATGACAAATCAAGAAATTGAATTGAGTTATGAATATTCTCGTCTTAAACACTTTTTCTTTTTTATAATAACCCCTTTTGAATGGATATTGTATGCTGTAATTATTATCTTTCCGTTATCAAAAACATTTAAGCAATGGGCAAATGAGATAACGAAGTTTAAGTTTTTTCAGGTGATGATCTATGTATTCGCATTTTCTTTCACGTTATTTGTCACCATGTTGCCATTAAAATGGTTCAGTTATCAGATTTCAATTTCCTATGGTGTATCGGTAACCCCATTTTCAGTATGGATGAGGGATAATATTACGAGCTTTCTGCTTAACTATATTATGTTGGTTGCTATTGCGCTTTGGCTTAATTGGATAATGAATAGATCACCTAATAAATGGTGGATCTACTCATGGTTTTTATCCATTCCTTTTACGTTTTCCGTTATATTCATACAGCCAGTTTTGATTGATCCGTTGTATAATGACTTTTCAACGTTGCAAAATAAAGAACTAGAGTCTGAAATTCTTTCTTTAGCACAAGAAGCGAATATTCCTGCTGAGCATGTATATGAAGTGAAGATGTCAGCTAAAACAAACTCGCTTAATGCGTATGTAAATGGAATTGGCCCAAATACAAGGATCGTACTATGGGATACAACATTAGCAAAATTAAATAAAGGTTCTATTCTATTTATAATGGCTCATGAGATGGCTCACTACGTTTACAAACATGTGTTATTAGGAGTATCACTTTCTATTCTATTTTCTTTTATTGGATTTTGGATTGTAGGGAAAATAGTGAAAGGTATAAAAGAGCGTTTTGAAGAATCATTACATATTAATGGAAATAACCTTCTTGTTCTTCCAATCGTACTTATGATTTTTTCAATACTTATTTTTATTTCGAGTCCAATTAGCAATTATGTATCCAGAGAGATGGAGAGAGCCGCTGATTCATATGCAATTGAATTAACAGAAGATAAGGATGCAGCCATTTCTGCTTTTCAACAGTTGACCACATCGGGGTTAAGTGAGGTACAACCACCTACTTTAGTATACTGGTTTCGTTATAGACATCCTTCCATGCTTGAACGAATTGGGAAATTGTCATATATGAGTGAGGAGAAGTCGTTTACAAATCAGAAGTAG
- a CDS encoding AzlD domain-containing protein translates to MDLNILLTILGMAIVTYIPRALPFLAFDVNNLNPFVKGVLQNVPYAALGALIVPGVFFIQPNDIWFGIIGVIAAFLSALLGANVIVVVVSSIGVLTIYSYLF, encoded by the coding sequence ATGGATTTGAATATTCTTTTGACCATTTTAGGAATGGCAATTGTGACGTATATTCCTCGTGCCTTACCTTTTTTAGCATTTGATGTGAATAACTTGAATCCGTTTGTAAAAGGTGTCTTGCAAAATGTACCTTATGCTGCACTCGGTGCATTAATTGTTCCAGGTGTTTTTTTCATACAACCTAATGACATTTGGTTTGGTATCATTGGTGTAATTGCAGCGTTTTTAAGTGCTTTGCTGGGTGCAAATGTCATTGTTGTAGTAGTTAGTTCAATTGGAGTTCTAACAATCTATTCATACCTCTTTTAA
- a CDS encoding IS3 family transposase (programmed frameshift) produces the protein MGNKNTGKKYNQDFKKMIVDLYRSGSSVKELSVEYGVSEVTIYKWNKKYSPIETEDGSSLTADDIAKMQKQMLRLQEENEILKKGYGHIREKVNPEELTNFIQKQTAEHSVSLMCEVLNIPRSTYYQSLNKIEPKREIENRQITERMKSIYKESKRRYGAPKIHHQLIEEGIHISLKRVQRLMKKADIHSIVKKKFRPHGSNERVENRENVLKRDFSTSSINEKWVADITYVHTVKDGWCYLASVMDLHSRKIVGYSFSREMTTEIVIKALENAYVTQLPPEGLILHTDLGSQYTSQAFTDHVKSYGITHSFSKKGCPYDNACIESFHAILKKEEVNHMQYLDYKAANIAIFEFIEAWYNRKRKHSSIAYKTPQAIEDQFKVSA, from the exons ATGGGAAACAAAAATACAGGCAAAAAATATAATCAAGATTTCAAGAAGATGATCGTTGATCTTTACCGTTCTGGTAGTTCAGTCAAAGAACTTAGTGTTGAATATGGCGTATCGGAAGTAACTATTTACAAATGGAATAAGAAGTACTCTCCTATTGAAACAGAAGATGGTTCAAGCCTTACGGCTGATGATATTGCAAAGATGCAAAAGCAAATGCTTCGTCTTCAAGAGGAGAATGAAATCTTAAAAAAGG GCTATGGCCATATTCGCGAAAAAGTAAATCCAGAAGAGCTAACGAACTTCATCCAAAAGCAGACGGCAGAACATTCAGTGTCACTTATGTGCGAGGTATTAAATATACCGCGTAGTACGTATTATCAATCATTAAATAAAATTGAGCCAAAACGTGAAATCGAAAATAGACAAATCACCGAACGAATGAAATCCATCTATAAAGAGAGTAAAAGACGTTATGGCGCTCCAAAAATTCACCATCAATTAATAGAAGAAGGAATACACATCAGTTTGAAACGTGTCCAACGTTTAATGAAAAAAGCTGATATCCATTCTATTGTTAAAAAGAAATTCCGTCCTCATGGTTCAAATGAGAGAGTTGAAAATCGTGAAAACGTCTTGAAGAGAGACTTTTCAACTTCATCAATTAATGAAAAATGGGTGGCAGACATTACTTATGTTCATACGGTGAAAGATGGGTGGTGCTATTTAGCGTCAGTGATGGATCTACATTCACGAAAAATCGTCGGCTATTCTTTTTCACGTGAAATGACAACTGAAATCGTAATTAAAGCTCTGGAAAACGCTTACGTTACTCAATTACCACCCGAAGGGTTAATTCTACATACTGATCTAGGTTCGCAATATACAAGCCAAGCGTTTACTGATCATGTTAAATCTTATGGCATAACACACTCCTTTAGTAAAAAAGGATGTCCTTATGATAATGCCTGTATTGAATCGTTTCACGCTATATTGAAGAAAGAAGAAGTGAATCATATGCAATATTTAGACTATAAAGCTGCTAATATCGCCATCTTTGAATTTATCGAAGCATGGTATAACAGAAAAAGAAAACATAGCAGCATCGCATACAAAACACCTCAAGCAATAGAAGATCAATTCAAAGTCTCTGCATAA